A genomic segment from Nodularia sphaerocarpa UHCC 0038 encodes:
- the rpsO gene encoding 30S ribosomal protein S15 produces MALTQQRKQEIMSNYQVHETDTGSAEVQVAMLTDRISRLSLHLQGNKKDHSSRRGLLKMIGQRKRLLSYIQQGSREKYQGLIARLGIRG; encoded by the coding sequence ATGGCACTGACGCAACAGCGCAAACAAGAAATAATGTCGAACTATCAAGTTCACGAAACCGATACTGGATCTGCCGAAGTTCAAGTAGCCATGCTAACCGACCGCATTAGTCGTCTGAGCTTACATCTCCAAGGAAATAAAAAAGACCATTCTTCCCGCCGAGGATTATTGAAGATGATTGGTCAGCGCAAGCGTCTTCTCTCCTATATTCAGCAAGGTAGTCGGGAAAAATATCAAGGTTTAATTGCTCGTCTGGGCATTCGTGGATAG
- a CDS encoding cyanophycinase yields MTDSITTKRQLVIIGGAEDRDGDSQILREFVRRAGGIKARIVIMTAAAELPRDVGENYIRVFERLGAEGVRIIDTETREDASSSTALEAIAQATGIFFTGGDQARITSILKDTQIDTAIHQRFSEGIVVAGTSAGAAVMPDNMIVEGDAQTHPRMEIVAMGPGLGFLPGVVIDQHFSQRGRLGRLLSALVQEPAGLGFGIDENTAMVVTDHQIEVIGEGSITIIDESEATYNNMGEVLKDEPLAIFGAKLHILPHGYKFDLKTRQPIVNQSPVANVSIPLASTNI; encoded by the coding sequence ATGACGGACAGTATAACTACTAAACGCCAACTAGTGATTATTGGCGGAGCTGAAGACAGAGATGGAGATTCCCAAATTCTGCGAGAGTTTGTGCGCCGCGCTGGGGGTATCAAGGCTAGAATTGTGATTATGACAGCTGCGGCCGAACTACCAAGGGATGTAGGAGAAAATTATATTAGAGTGTTTGAGCGTCTAGGGGCTGAAGGTGTTCGGATAATTGACACAGAAACCCGTGAGGATGCGTCTTCATCCACAGCTTTGGAGGCGATCGCTCAAGCAACTGGTATATTTTTTACAGGGGGAGACCAGGCTCGCATCACCAGCATCCTCAAAGATACTCAAATAGATACAGCAATTCATCAACGCTTCTCTGAAGGTATAGTTGTAGCGGGTACAAGCGCCGGAGCCGCAGTCATGCCTGATAACATGATTGTGGAAGGCGATGCTCAAACCCATCCGCGAATGGAAATTGTGGCAATGGGGCCTGGTCTTGGTTTTCTCCCTGGTGTAGTCATTGACCAGCATTTTTCGCAGCGCGGACGCTTGGGACGCTTACTTTCTGCGTTAGTCCAAGAACCAGCTGGATTAGGATTTGGCATTGATGAGAATACGGCAATGGTAGTGACTGATCATCAAATTGAAGTCATTGGAGAAGGTTCGATCACAATTATTGATGAATCAGAAGCTACATACAACAATATGGGCGAAGTTTTAAAGGACGAGCCGTTGGCGATTTTTGGAGCGAAACTTCATATTTTGCCACATGGTTATAAATTTGACCTCAAAACCCGTCAGCCTATAGTCAATCAAAGCCCTGTGGCAAATGTCTCCATACCACTTGCTTCCACCAACATCTAG
- a CDS encoding DUF1823 family protein — MSNLPPLNTETIWAIFNDQIDDSTVNQLVWHYLGYRYESSTQKWDNSEVASEWRDEYPEPPDFLDSRPATVKLTRSIPKQNKQIAKEKLGFKGYKIGEFGPRQTRRATAANWLLSYLQETNGKID; from the coding sequence ATGTCTAACTTACCACCACTGAATACAGAAACAATTTGGGCAATTTTTAATGATCAAATTGATGATTCCACAGTCAATCAATTAGTATGGCACTACTTAGGATATCGCTATGAATCTTCAACTCAAAAATGGGATAATAGCGAAGTTGCATCAGAATGGCGAGATGAGTACCCAGAACCACCTGATTTTCTTGATAGTCGCCCAGCCACAGTCAAATTAACTCGTTCTATTCCTAAACAAAATAAACAAATAGCGAAAGAAAAATTGGGTTTCAAAGGTTACAAAATTGGTGAGTTTGGCCCTCGACAGACTCGTAGAGCCACAGCCGCCAATTGGTTATTAAGTTATTTGCAGGAAACTAACGGCAAAATTGACTAA
- a CDS encoding alpha-amylase family glycosyl hydrolase produces MATPIEFNLFAPYNKGAALIGSFSNWQEISMTRGEDGYFRTNVQLEDGIYEYKFRVQSNSWFFEPEQWVDVIDPYATDINGASGTDNGIVRIKDGERIVDTYVWKHDDKPLPADHELVIYELHVGDFSGGEDDRHARGKYKHVIEKLDYLCELGINAIELMPIKEYPGSYSWGYNPCYFFATESSYGSTVELKQLIDECHGRGIRIIMDGIYNHSEASSPLTQIDHDYWYHHSPRDPENNWGPEFNYEHYDEILDTYPARKFIGDTIRFWITEYHIDGIRYDAARQIANYDFMHWIVQEAKKTAGNRTFYNIAEHIPETTSITNVDGPMDGCWHDSFRHTIMVHICGDTFDLESLKDVIDGKRQGFMGTTNVVNYLTNHDHERTMLELANRQIFEEEGFNRAKLATAILMTSVGVPLIWMGEEFGEYRPKQPESSKIEWSLLGNDLNHNLFEYYKGLIHLRKTSHALYTENIDFIHENLEAKVLAYSRWNEEGSRVVVVANFSENFLSSYHIPNFPCGGTWHEWTGNYHVDADDDGMITDLGPYEAKVFVWQ; encoded by the coding sequence ATGGCAACACCCATTGAATTTAATTTATTTGCGCCTTACAACAAAGGAGCCGCATTAATTGGCTCCTTTTCTAATTGGCAAGAAATATCCATGACAAGGGGCGAGGATGGCTATTTTAGGACAAATGTTCAACTAGAAGATGGCATCTATGAATATAAATTCAGGGTTCAATCAAATTCATGGTTTTTTGAACCGGAACAGTGGGTTGATGTAATAGATCCTTACGCCACTGATATTAATGGAGCAAGTGGCACAGATAACGGTATTGTCCGTATCAAAGATGGAGAAAGAATTGTTGATACGTACGTCTGGAAACATGATGATAAACCTTTACCTGCTGACCATGAATTAGTAATTTATGAACTGCACGTTGGTGATTTTTCTGGTGGTGAAGATGACCGACACGCGCGAGGAAAGTATAAACACGTCATTGAAAAATTAGATTATTTGTGTGAATTAGGAATCAATGCAATTGAGTTGATGCCCATCAAAGAATATCCGGGAAGTTATAGTTGGGGTTATAATCCTTGTTATTTCTTTGCTACCGAATCTAGTTACGGTTCTACTGTTGAGTTAAAGCAGTTAATTGATGAATGTCACGGTAGAGGCATTCGCATCATTATGGATGGTATATATAACCACTCAGAAGCTTCAAGTCCATTAACTCAAATTGACCACGATTATTGGTATCACCATTCTCCCCGTGACCCTGAAAATAACTGGGGACCTGAGTTTAATTACGAACATTACGACGAAATTTTAGACACTTACCCAGCACGAAAGTTTATTGGTGATACAATTCGTTTTTGGATTACAGAATATCATATAGATGGTATTCGCTATGATGCAGCCAGGCAAATTGCTAACTATGATTTCATGCACTGGATTGTTCAAGAAGCCAAAAAAACTGCTGGTAATAGGACTTTTTATAACATTGCCGAACACATACCAGAAACTACCAGTATTACTAATGTAGATGGACCAATGGATGGTTGTTGGCACGACAGCTTCCGTCATACAATCATGGTGCATATTTGTGGTGACACTTTTGATTTAGAAAGCCTCAAAGATGTGATTGATGGTAAACGTCAAGGCTTTATGGGTACAACCAATGTGGTCAATTATCTGACTAACCACGACCATGAACGGACTATGTTAGAACTGGCTAATCGGCAGATTTTTGAAGAAGAAGGCTTTAACAGAGCTAAATTAGCAACAGCTATTCTCATGACATCTGTTGGTGTACCTTTAATTTGGATGGGAGAAGAGTTTGGTGAATACAGACCCAAACAACCTGAATCATCCAAAATAGAATGGTCACTGCTAGGTAATGATCTCAACCATAACTTATTTGAATACTACAAGGGGTTGATTCATCTGCGTAAAACTAGTCACGCCCTCTACACAGAAAATATTGATTTTATTCACGAAAACCTAGAAGCCAAGGTACTAGCTTATAGTCGCTGGAACGAAGAAGGTTCTCGTGTTGTTGTTGTAGCCAATTTTTCGGAGAACTTCCTGAGTAGTTATCACATCCCTAATTTCCCCTGTGGTGGTACATGGCATGAATGGACAGGCAATTATCATGTTGATGCTGATGATGATGGTATGATTACTGACCTAGGGCCATACGAAGCCAAAGTGTTTGTATGGCAGTAA
- a CDS encoding cyanophycin synthetase, whose amino-acid sequence MIQQKSNGLVRINARKTDIFDIFNFKHYLGSNPYLDRGALVFDFALVESKQPLPIADYISRIGDRYPHLSQETYQSHAHLFARVASEVGKLDMGLHLNRWSVKPYPDYACISIQSLHERTTRAVVYLVWDWFEAINQDKKFFLDEELLNLQKRFRESVYGGPTVYALLRTADEKGIPTIYLWSEALMQYGYGKKQVRGIATTFDCDSHIDSDFTTRKDECKIFMHSLGLPIPEGDIVFSEKEALAVAKEIRYPVAVKPVVGHKGIGVTAGVRDSRQLKSAYSHALAAIPEDQPTRIIVEKSILGTDFRLLCVNGKFVAATERRPASVTGDGYSTIAELIRAENRQPERLDSPTSAMSKIQSDQAMELYLEEQGFSLDSVIKKGRTVDLRKVANLSAGGMSIDATSTIHDDNIILAQDIAQHFRLTCLGIDVIAENLSESWKTSSNFAILEINAAPGILMHLNPAVGESIDVPSRILETFFESGVNARIPIITFNKISLEELQQTIDHILSQHPDWTIGAVCHDAVLVNRSQKALRNDYNSNVQTLLRHPKLDLLITEYEESILEEEGMFYHGSNMVVLNNPTETEMMLARDVFDDSTVVIKKGNDISIRRRGLIEDYTLGENEPFTRVYLKEIGTI is encoded by the coding sequence ATGATTCAACAGAAAAGCAACGGATTAGTCCGCATTAATGCTAGAAAAACCGATATATTCGATATTTTTAATTTCAAGCATTACCTTGGGTCTAACCCCTATTTGGATAGAGGGGCGCTAGTATTTGATTTTGCTCTGGTTGAGTCTAAGCAGCCGCTACCCATTGCAGATTATATTTCCAGGATAGGCGATCGCTATCCCCATCTAAGCCAAGAAACCTACCAATCCCACGCCCATCTCTTTGCCAGAGTTGCCTCAGAAGTAGGTAAACTAGACATGGGATTACACCTCAACCGTTGGAGTGTCAAGCCATATCCAGATTACGCCTGCATTAGCATCCAATCATTGCATGAACGCACCACCAGAGCAGTAGTTTACCTGGTCTGGGATTGGTTTGAAGCCATCAACCAAGACAAAAAATTCTTCCTCGATGAAGAACTGCTAAACCTTCAGAAACGATTCCGCGAATCTGTCTACGGCGGTCCCACAGTTTACGCCCTATTGCGAACAGCTGATGAAAAAGGTATTCCCACCATTTATCTGTGGTCAGAAGCACTCATGCAATATGGCTACGGTAAAAAACAAGTTCGTGGAATAGCCACAACCTTTGATTGCGATAGCCACATAGATTCAGATTTCACCACCCGCAAAGATGAATGTAAAATATTTATGCATTCATTGGGTTTACCAATACCAGAAGGTGACATTGTTTTTTCCGAAAAAGAAGCCTTAGCCGTAGCAAAAGAAATTCGTTACCCCGTCGCAGTTAAACCAGTAGTTGGTCACAAAGGAATTGGCGTGACAGCTGGTGTGCGCGATTCCAGACAACTAAAATCTGCTTATAGTCATGCATTAGCAGCAATTCCCGAAGACCAGCCAACGCGGATAATTGTCGAAAAAAGCATTTTGGGAACCGACTTTCGCTTATTGTGTGTTAACGGTAAATTTGTCGCCGCTACCGAACGCCGTCCCGCATCAGTTACAGGAGACGGTTACTCAACTATTGCAGAGTTAATTCGCGCCGAAAATCGCCAACCAGAACGCTTAGATTCACCCACCTCGGCCATGTCTAAAATCCAGTCAGATCAAGCGATGGAACTTTACCTAGAGGAACAAGGTTTTTCCTTAGACAGTGTAATTAAAAAAGGACGCACTGTTGATCTTCGCAAAGTTGCCAATCTTTCAGCAGGAGGCATGAGCATCGATGCTACATCCACAATACATGATGATAATATTATCTTAGCCCAAGACATAGCTCAACATTTCCGGCTAACTTGTTTGGGTATTGATGTCATTGCTGAAAATCTGTCAGAATCTTGGAAGACCAGTAGTAACTTCGCCATTCTGGAAATCAACGCCGCACCGGGAATTTTGATGCATCTTAATCCTGCTGTTGGTGAAAGTATTGATGTCCCTTCCCGGATATTAGAAACCTTTTTTGAATCTGGAGTAAATGCCAGAATACCAATTATCACCTTTAATAAAATTTCCCTGGAGGAATTGCAACAAACAATTGACCATATTCTCTCACAACATCCAGACTGGACAATAGGTGCAGTTTGCCATGATGCAGTGTTAGTAAATCGGTCACAAAAAGCATTACGCAACGATTACAATAGTAACGTGCAAACTTTACTGCGTCATCCCAAACTTGATTTATTAATTACCGAGTATGAAGAATCCATTTTAGAAGAAGAGGGAATGTTTTATCACGGAAGTAACATGGTAGTTTTAAATAATCCCACCGAAACAGAGATGATGTTAGCGCGGGATGTCTTTGATGATTCCACAGTGGTGATTAAGAAAGGAAACGACATTTCTATCCGTCGTCGTGGCTTAATTGAAGATTACACCTTGGGAGAAAATGAACCATTTACTAGAGTGTATTTAAAAGAAATTGGGACAATTTAA
- a CDS encoding M3 family metallopeptidase — MSANVTISENPLLKGSGLPPFGEIQPEQIVPAFKQLLAELDQKLTILEANIQPTWSGLVEPLEKLTESLSWSWGIVSHLMGVNNSPELRAAYETVQPQVVQFSNKLGQSQAVYHALKELRASENWATLESAQQRIVAAAIRDAELSGVGLEGDARERFNAIQMELAELSTKFSNHVLDATTAFSLTLTTKAEIDGLPDSLVSLAAQLARDAGAENATPENGPWRITLDFPSYGPFMQHSTRRDLRERLYKAYITRAASGEFNNQPLIERILELRQELASLLGFENYAELSLASKMAPNVAAVEALLEELRQASYDAAVKDLEALKAFAATKKAPEAEDLQHWDTSFWAERQREEKFAFTAEELRPYFPLPQVLDGLFGLVKRLFGITVTPADGQAPVWHEDVRYFQIADETGSPLAYFYLDPYSRPAEKRGGAWMDVCINRSKITENGVTEIRLPVAYLVCNQSPPVDGKPSLMTFYEVETLFHEFGHGLHHMMTKVDYTGAAGINNVEWDAVELPSQFMENWCYERPTLFGMAKHYQTGELLPEHYYQKLLAARNYMSGSVTLRQVHFSSVDLELHYRYRPGSGETAADMRQKIAKTTTVLPPLPEDAFLCAFGHIFAGGYAAGYYSYKWAEVLSADAFAAFEEAGLEDEQAIKATGKRYRDTVLALGGSEHPMNVFASFRGREPSTVSLLKHTGLLATVN; from the coding sequence ATGAGTGCAAATGTCACTATTTCTGAAAATCCCTTACTTAAAGGTTCTGGCTTGCCTCCCTTCGGTGAAATTCAACCAGAGCAAATAGTACCAGCCTTCAAGCAGCTATTGGCAGAACTTGACCAGAAGCTAACTATCTTGGAAGCTAATATCCAGCCTACTTGGAGCGGTTTAGTAGAACCATTAGAAAAACTGACAGAAAGCTTGAGCTGGAGTTGGGGCATAGTGAGCCATTTAATGGGTGTGAATAATAGCCCTGAACTGCGCGCAGCTTATGAAACAGTACAACCACAAGTGGTACAGTTCAGCAACAAGCTCGGTCAAAGCCAAGCAGTTTATCATGCTCTCAAGGAACTCCGCGCCAGTGAGAACTGGGCAACTTTAGAATCAGCCCAGCAGCGAATTGTTGCAGCTGCCATCAGAGATGCTGAACTTTCCGGTGTAGGCTTAGAAGGAGATGCACGGGAACGTTTTAACGCCATCCAAATGGAGTTAGCAGAACTTTCTACCAAGTTCTCAAACCATGTCCTCGATGCCACAACCGCCTTTAGCTTAACCCTGACAACAAAAGCAGAAATCGACGGCTTACCCGATAGCTTAGTTAGTCTAGCAGCACAGCTTGCCCGTGATGCCGGAGCCGAAAACGCCACCCCAGAAAATGGCCCTTGGCGCATTACCTTAGACTTTCCCAGCTATGGTCCATTCATGCAGCACAGCACCCGCCGAGATTTGCGTGAAAGACTTTATAAAGCATATATAACTCGTGCTGCATCAGGTGAGTTTAATAATCAGCCGCTCATTGAGCGCATTTTAGAATTGCGGCAAGAATTGGCAAGTTTACTCGGCTTTGAGAATTATGCTGAGTTGAGCCTAGCCAGTAAAATGGCTCCTAATGTGGCCGCAGTGGAAGCATTATTAGAAGAACTCCGTCAAGCCAGTTATGATGCTGCTGTCAAAGACTTAGAAGCACTCAAAGCTTTTGCAGCTACCAAAAAAGCACCAGAAGCCGAAGACTTACAACACTGGGACACCAGCTTTTGGGCAGAACGCCAACGGGAAGAAAAATTTGCCTTCACTGCCGAAGAATTACGTCCTTATTTTCCCTTACCTCAAGTTTTAGATGGCTTATTTGGACTGGTAAAGCGGTTGTTTGGCATTACCGTTACCCCTGCTGATGGTCAAGCCCCAGTCTGGCATGAGGATGTGCGTTATTTTCAAATTGCTGATGAAACCGGTAGTCCTCTAGCTTACTTCTACTTAGACCCATACAGCCGTCCCGCAGAAAAGCGCGGTGGTGCTTGGATGGATGTCTGTATTAATCGCAGCAAAATTACTGAAAATGGTGTAACAGAGATTCGTTTGCCTGTGGCGTATTTGGTATGTAACCAAAGTCCCCCAGTCGATGGTAAGCCCAGTTTGATGACTTTCTATGAAGTAGAAACGTTATTTCATGAATTTGGTCATGGCTTGCATCACATGATGACCAAAGTAGACTACACCGGAGCCGCAGGTATCAATAATGTAGAATGGGATGCCGTAGAACTACCAAGCCAATTTATGGAAAACTGGTGCTATGAGCGACCAACTTTGTTTGGTATGGCGAAGCATTATCAAACTGGTGAACTCTTACCGGAGCATTATTACCAAAAACTCCTAGCAGCACGTAACTATATGAGTGGTAGTGTCACTTTGCGCCAAGTTCACTTCAGCAGTGTTGATTTAGAATTACACTATCGTTATCGCCCTGGTAGTGGTGAAACCGCCGCAGATATGCGCCAAAAGATTGCCAAAACTACTACAGTTTTACCACCTCTACCAGAAGACGCTTTTTTATGCGCTTTTGGACACATTTTTGCAGGTGGTTATGCGGCTGGTTATTACAGTTACAAGTGGGCTGAAGTTCTGAGTGCTGATGCGTTTGCTGCTTTTGAAGAAGCTGGTTTAGAAGATGAACAAGCGATAAAAGCTACAGGTAAACGTTACCGGGATACAGTGCTGGCTCTCGGTGGTAGTGAACACCCCATGAATGTATTTGCATCTTTCCGAGGTCGTGAACCTAGTACGGTTTCGTTACTCAAGCATACTGGTTTATTAGCGACTGTAAATTAA
- a CDS encoding dienelactone hydrolase family protein — MKLLIPLLVAPVLISLSSTQVLAAIQTRTIEYKHGNTILEGYLAFDDSIPGKRPGVLVVHEWNGLQSFVKQRTEKLAQMGYVAFAADIYGKGIRPNNPEESGKQASIYRQDRQLLRDRTLAGLKVLQQNPLTDIQRIAAIGYCFGGGTVLELARSGANIAGVASFHGNLDTPNPNDAKNIQAKVLVLHGADDPIVPDEQVQAFATEMREANVDWQLISYGGAVHSFTNPEANNAPRSLYNPVVEKRSWQALKQFFAEIFQKPKS; from the coding sequence ATGAAATTACTGATTCCTCTTTTGGTTGCCCCTGTGCTGATATCGTTATCTTCTACACAAGTGCTAGCAGCCATTCAAACGAGAACTATTGAGTATAAACACGGCAATACGATTTTAGAAGGTTATCTCGCTTTCGATGATTCTATCCCAGGCAAGCGTCCTGGCGTTTTAGTAGTGCATGAATGGAACGGTTTACAGTCCTTTGTCAAACAACGCACTGAGAAATTAGCTCAAATGGGTTATGTAGCATTTGCTGCTGATATTTATGGCAAAGGTATTAGACCAAACAACCCCGAAGAGTCAGGAAAACAAGCCTCAATTTATCGTCAGGATAGACAATTATTGCGCGATCGCACTCTTGCCGGATTAAAAGTTTTACAACAAAACCCACTCACCGATATTCAACGCATCGCCGCCATTGGTTACTGCTTCGGCGGTGGAACAGTCTTAGAACTAGCGCGTAGTGGGGCAAATATTGCTGGGGTAGCAAGTTTTCACGGCAACCTCGACACTCCCAACCCCAATGATGCCAAAAACATCCAAGCCAAAGTATTAGTGTTACATGGTGCTGATGACCCCATAGTTCCAGACGAACAAGTGCAAGCATTTGCCACCGAAATGCGAGAAGCAAATGTTGATTGGCAATTAATATCTTATGGTGGTGCAGTGCATAGCTTTACAAATCCAGAAGCTAATAATGCACCGCGATCGCTTTATAATCCAGTAGTAGAAAAACGCTCCTGGCAAGCCCTCAAGCAGTTTTTCGCCGAAATATTTCAAAAACCAAAAAGCTAA
- a CDS encoding 3-deoxy-7-phosphoheptulonate synthase: protein MHNKLFNTNIKNSHVLLTPNEVKSKLPLTKAAEYTVLQHRQEIKNILDFQDSRKFIVVGPCSIHDTQAALEYSQRLKLLAERVQDKLLLIMRVYFEKPRTTVGWKGLINDPDMDDSFHVEKGLLTARSLLIKIAELGLPAGTEALDPIIPQYISELITWSAIGARTTESQTHREMASGLSMPVGFKNGTDGNIQVALNALESAKSPHNFLGINHKGQVSVFETKGNPYGHVILRGGSQPNFEAENVQVVEEKLKEANLSPRIVIDCSHGNTNKDYKLQPSVLENVIQQIVDGNTSIVGLMLESNLYEGNQPMTGKREDLKYGVSVTDKCISWDETEKVILAAYQKLS, encoded by the coding sequence ATGCACAATAAATTATTTAATACTAACATCAAGAATTCTCACGTATTATTAACACCCAATGAAGTAAAATCAAAATTGCCTTTAACTAAAGCGGCTGAATATACTGTTTTGCAACATAGACAGGAAATTAAAAATATCCTAGATTTTCAGGACAGCAGAAAATTTATTGTAGTTGGTCCATGCTCAATTCATGATACACAAGCAGCGCTCGAATATTCCCAGAGATTGAAACTTCTGGCTGAACGAGTTCAGGATAAACTGCTACTGATTATGAGGGTGTACTTTGAAAAGCCCAGAACCACGGTAGGATGGAAAGGATTGATTAATGATCCAGATATGGATGATTCTTTCCATGTAGAAAAGGGTTTATTAACTGCACGTAGCCTACTGATAAAAATAGCAGAGTTGGGTTTACCTGCTGGTACAGAAGCACTAGATCCGATTATACCTCAATACATTAGTGAATTGATTACATGGTCTGCCATTGGCGCACGCACTACGGAATCACAAACTCATCGGGAAATGGCTAGTGGTCTTTCTATGCCGGTTGGGTTTAAAAATGGGACTGATGGTAATATTCAAGTAGCTTTAAATGCTTTAGAATCGGCTAAAAGCCCTCATAATTTCCTGGGTATTAATCATAAGGGACAAGTCAGTGTCTTTGAAACTAAGGGAAATCCCTATGGTCATGTTATCTTACGCGGTGGTAGTCAGCCTAACTTTGAAGCCGAAAATGTCCAAGTTGTAGAAGAAAAACTAAAAGAGGCTAATTTATCACCCAGGATTGTGATCGACTGTAGCCACGGAAATACCAATAAAGATTATAAACTACAACCGAGTGTATTAGAAAATGTCATTCAACAAATAGTTGATGGTAATACATCAATAGTGGGTTTAATGCTGGAATCAAACTTGTATGAAGGTAATCAACCGATGACTGGTAAGCGAGAAGATTTAAAATATGGTGTTTCTGTAACTGATAAATGTATTAGTTGGGATGAAACCGAAAAAGTTATTTTGGCTGCTTACCAAAAACTCAGTTAG
- a CDS encoding acylphosphatase, with the protein MQNPTSLPKIVRAHVFISGRVQGVGYRYATVDTASQLGLTGWVRNLPDDRVEAVFEGARVVVEEMVRWCHIGPPAAVVKDVVVDYEKPEGLRGFEVRRFE; encoded by the coding sequence ATGCAGAATCCTACATCACTGCCCAAGATAGTCCGCGCCCATGTATTTATTTCCGGTCGAGTACAAGGGGTAGGCTATCGCTATGCGACTGTTGATACAGCTAGCCAGTTGGGTTTAACTGGTTGGGTGCGGAATCTCCCGGATGACCGTGTGGAGGCAGTGTTTGAAGGGGCGCGAGTGGTTGTGGAAGAGATGGTTCGCTGGTGTCATATTGGACCACCTGCTGCGGTGGTGAAAGATGTTGTGGTTGATTATGAAAAGCCTGAAGGTTTGCGGGGGTTTGAAGTCAGGCGCTTTGAGTAG
- a CDS encoding PAM68 family protein codes for MSAEESERNSLPFEPKTKRQKPAKAVSQPQAQPKNSQKQASLQPPFNKEEMAIPQVVSQRMIRRVAGFCGVPTALGITTLVVSYLLAIYSEIQLPPIAVLLVNMGLFGIGVLGITYGVLSASWDEERAGSLLGLGEFSTNWGRMVEVWRETRQKNL; via the coding sequence ATGTCTGCTGAAGAATCTGAGCGCAATAGCTTACCTTTTGAACCGAAAACAAAGCGCCAAAAACCCGCCAAAGCTGTAAGCCAACCACAAGCACAGCCAAAAAATTCACAAAAACAGGCAAGTTTGCAGCCACCTTTCAATAAGGAAGAAATGGCAATTCCCCAAGTTGTGAGCCAAAGAATGATCCGGCGGGTGGCTGGATTCTGTGGTGTACCAACAGCTTTGGGTATTACAACCCTAGTAGTTAGCTATTTGCTGGCTATTTATTCCGAGATCCAATTGCCTCCGATTGCCGTGTTATTGGTGAATATGGGATTATTTGGGATCGGAGTTTTGGGGATAACTTATGGTGTTCTCTCAGCCTCATGGGATGAAGAAAGAGCCGGAAGCCTTTTGGGTTTGGGTGAATTTAGTACCAATTGGGGTCGAATGGTGGAAGTTTGGCGCGAAACTCGGCAAAAAAACCTATGA